In Pseudomonadaceae bacterium SI-3, the sequence GGCCTCGCGTGGCTACAGCGGCGGGTTTGGCACCGACCTGATGCTCAAGGACCTTGGGCTGGCCAGCGAAGCAGCCAAACAAGTGCGCCAGCCGGTTATCCTCGGTGGTCTCGCGCAGCAGCTGTACCAGGCATTTAGCATGCAAGGCCACGGTGGGCTGGACTTCTCCGCGATCATCAAACTTTACCGCCAAGAGGACTAGACATGACCCAGGCAGAAGCGCCGGTACTGATCGAGGTACGCAATCGCGTCGGCTATCTCACGCTCAACCGCCCCGCCGGGCTGAATGCCGTCACCCTGGAGATGGTGAGGATGCTGCACCGCCAGTTGCAGCAGTGGGCTGACGACCAAGACGTGGTGGCCGTGGTACTGCGCGGCGCAGGCGAGAAAGCCTTCTGCGCCGGTGGTGACATCCGCTCGCTCTACGACAGCTACAAAAGCGGCGACAGCCTGCACCGCGAGTTTTTCGAGGAGGAATACGCGCTCGATCAGTACATTCATGCGTATACCAAACCCCTGATGGCGCTGATGAATGGCTTCGTCCTGGGCGGCGGCATGGGGCTGGTTCAGGGCGCCTCGCTGCGGGTTATCTCCGAGCGCACGCGCATGGGCATGCCGGAAGTCGGTATCGGCTATTTCCCTGATGTCGGCGGCAGCTACTTCTTGTCGCGCCTGCCAAATAACCTTGGCATTTACATGGGCCTGACCGGCAACCATGTGAATGCTGCTGATGCGCTGTATGCCGGGCTTGCCGATTACAGCGTGCCGCACGAGCAATTCGCCGAACTCGAACGATGCCTCGACCAGCAGGACTGGTCGATGCCGCCACTGCAGGCGCAGACCAACTTTCTGGTTTCGATGGGCTGCACCGAACTGCCGGATGCACCATTCAAAGCCTTATTCCCGGCCATCGAAAAGCATTTCGCCCATGACAGCGTCGCTGCGATTCGCCAGTCGCTGGCCGCCGAAGAGCGCCCCGAGTACCGCGACTGGGCGGCCGAGACCTTGAGGGTGATCGACAGCCGTTCGCCGCTTTCGGTCAGCGTCACGCTAGAGATGCTCCGCCGCGGACGCACCCTGTCGCTGGCCGACTGCTTCGCCATGGAGCTGCATCTGGACCGACAGTGGTTCGATCAGGGCGACATCATCGAAGGCGTCCGGGCTCTGATCGTCGACAAGGATAAGAACCCGCGCTGGAACCCGCCTACGCTGGAGGAAGTGACGCCAGCACGCGTGGCGGCCTTCTTCGCCGACTAGGAACTGATTTTATGCACGACATCGAACTGAGCGAAGAGCAACGGATGATCCGCGACATGGCGCGCGACTTCGCCCGCGCCGAGATCGCGCCGAAGGCCCAAGCGTGGGAACAGGTCGGTTGGATCGGCGACGAAGCCGTGACCCAGCTGGGCGAGCTGGGGCTGCTGGGCATGATCGTGCCCGAGCAATGGGGCGGCACCTATATCGACTACGTTGCGTACGCCCTGGCGGTCGAGGAAATTTCGGCAGGTGACGGCGCCATTGGGGCGTTGATGAGCATTCACAGCTCGGTCGGCTGCGGCCCGATCCTCAAGTACGGCACGCCGGAACAACAGGACGAATGGCTACCGGATCTGGCGGCAGGTCGCGCCATCGGTTGCTTTGCCCTCACCGAACCTCAGGCCGGCTCCGAGGCACACAACCTGCGCACCCGCGCCGTGCTGGAAAATGGCGAGTGGGTGATCAATGGCGCCAAACAATTCGTCAGCAACGGCAAGCGCGCCAGGATCGCCATCGTCTTCGCCGTTACCGATCCCGAGCTCGGTAAAAAAGGCCTGTCCGCGTTTCTGGTCCCCACCGACAACCCCGGCTTTGTTGTCGATCGCATGGAAAAGAAGATGGGCATCCGCGCCTCGGACACCTGCGGCGTCACCTTGCGCGACTGCCGCATTCCAGAAGCCAACTTACTCGGGCCGCGCGGCAAGGGACTGGCTATCGCCCTTTCCAACCTCGAAGGCGGCCGCATCGGCATTGGTGCCCAGGCGCTGGGCATCGCCCGCGCGGCGTTCGAAGCAGCGCTGGGTTATGCCCGTGAGCGCATCCAGTTCGACAAGCCGATCATCGAGCACCAGAGCGTGGCGAA encodes:
- a CDS encoding crotonase, with amino-acid sequence MTQAEAPVLIEVRNRVGYLTLNRPAGLNAVTLEMVRMLHRQLQQWADDQDVVAVVLRGAGEKAFCAGGDIRSLYDSYKSGDSLHREFFEEEYALDQYIHAYTKPLMALMNGFVLGGGMGLVQGASLRVISERTRMGMPEVGIGYFPDVGGSYFLSRLPNNLGIYMGLTGNHVNAADALYAGLADYSVPHEQFAELERCLDQQDWSMPPLQAQTNFLVSMGCTELPDAPFKALFPAIEKHFAHDSVAAIRQSLAAEERPEYRDWAAETLRVIDSRSPLSVSVTLEMLRRGRTLSLADCFAMELHLDRQWFDQGDIIEGVRALIVDKDKNPRWNPPTLEEVTPARVAAFFAD
- a CDS encoding acyl-CoA dehydrogenase, whose protein sequence is MHDIELSEEQRMIRDMARDFARAEIAPKAQAWEQVGWIGDEAVTQLGELGLLGMIVPEQWGGTYIDYVAYALAVEEISAGDGAIGALMSIHSSVGCGPILKYGTPEQQDEWLPDLAAGRAIGCFALTEPQAGSEAHNLRTRAVLENGEWVINGAKQFVSNGKRARIAIVFAVTDPELGKKGLSAFLVPTDNPGFVVDRMEKKMGIRASDTCGVTLRDCRIPEANLLGPRGKGLAIALSNLEGGRIGIGAQALGIARAAFEAALGYARERIQFDKPIIEHQSVANMLADMHTRLNAARLLILHAARLRSANLPCLSEASQAKLFASEVAEYVCSKAMQIHGGYGYLEDYPVERYYRDARITQIYEGSSEIQRLLIARELNNYGL